A window of Solanum stenotomum isolate F172 chromosome 3, ASM1918654v1, whole genome shotgun sequence contains these coding sequences:
- the LOC125860240 gene encoding U-box domain-containing protein 5-like: MWSDSAEVSETPSSYRAIKVHHLMCMELFQFITRVSVLLPAIEAARPGCSSGREALCRLNIEIDKATTLRQHCTESSKLYLALTGDSILSRCEKSRNLFKQSLSQVQNQVPVSLAAEISQLIAKLRGVVFSLDPSEEEAGKVLKELLRRYVNTTDSAEEHAFEAIQVAMWKLHITSLKALSIEKGSIKKLLDRVGEGETSKRRILSIFLRLLNKHGKSIVTEQTENGSLQQEDSYQCEANSRLGCQLDDAEVDILRSSLPPDEFKCPLSLRLMYEPVVIASGRTYERFRILKWFAEGNDTCPTTRRKLANLSLIPNHTMKDLISRWSATHGVSVPDPSMEASGAHLLESRSNSIASLSSSMNNLLLPSFSNLSHESSDAGRVSYAKTLSNFDAISEESNDSIHRVQFQDMDLNPLTRLSSLSWGSQCILVGKISNIFKYNDQACNWMSFEDFVPAMIRFLKDAHDLNDLNSQILGCLSLSTVLQKCRSSLAYLNDDTFALLVSFLGTEVSKEALSVLKVSSCHQYCQQKIVASGALTPILKMLDDLQNRELHEPAIKILCNLSGNSRIVSFITLSDVIPKLIPFLEDTALARDSLIILKNLCITEVATASVAETDGCIPSVVKLLDSDSLEDQEHAVSLLLSLCSQCVQYCKLVIHTDERVFSDLANIYANGSSNGKAMALKLLNLFNNNGESSVADVDISKVSTVDYTQRKSSSKAPGLLRKLFSKQGSVAKSKK; encoded by the exons ATGTGGAGTGATTCTGCTGAAGTAAGTGAGACACCATCGTCTTATCGTGCTATTAAG GTGCATCATCTAATGTGCATGGAGCTATTTCAGTTTATAACTAGAGTTTCAGTATTACTTCCTGCAATTGAAGCAGCCCGTCCTGGATGCTCTTCCGGCAGAGAGGCACTTTGCCGCTTGAACATTGAAATTGACAAAGCCACGACACTGCGTCAGCATTGCACTGAATCTAGTAAGCTATACTTG GCGCTAACAGGAGATTCTATACTTTCAAGATGTGAGAAATCAAGAAACTTGTTTAAGCAAAGCTTAAGCCAGGTGCAAAATCAGGTTCCAGTATCGCTGGCTGCAGAG ATTTCACAACTGATCGCTAAACTGAGGGGTGTGGTATTCAGCTTGGACCCATCTGAAGAGGAGGCAGGGAAGGTTCTAAAGGAATTACTTCGCCGATATGTTAATACAACAGATTCAGCTGAAGAGCATGCCTTCGAGGCAATTCAAGTTGCAATGTGGAAGCTTCATATCACATCTCTAAAAGCTCTTTCAATTGAGAAAGGATCCATAAAAAAACTGCTGGATAGAGTTGGTGAGGGTGAGACATCAAAAAGGAGGATCTTATCAATATTTCTGAGGCTCCTTAATAAGCATGGAAAATCAATAGTGACAGAGCAAACAGAGAATGGCTCTCTTCAGCAGGAAGACTCTTACCAATGTGAAGCGAACTCTCGTTTGGGATGTCAACTTGATGATGCTGAAGTGGACATTCTGAGGAGCTCTCTACCACCGGATGAGTTTAAATGTCCTTTGTCTTTGAGATTGATGTATGAGCCTGTTGTAATTGCATCTGGCCGAACATATGAAAGATTTCGGATTCTGAAATGGTTTGCTGAAGGTAATGATACATGTCCAACAACTAGAAGGAAATTGGCTAACTTATCTTTGATCCCGAATCACACAATGAAGGACCTAATATCAAGGTGGAGTGCAACACATGGAGTTAGCGTTCCCGACCCCAGCATGGAGGCTTCAGGGGCTCACTTGTTGGAATCTCGTTCTAATTCGATTGCTAGCTTGAGCAGCTCAATGAATAATCTACTGCTTCCCAGCTTCAGCAATTTATCTCATGAATCTTCAGATGCTGGTCGAGTGTCCTATGCTAAGACACTAAGCAACTTCGATGCGATCTCAGAGGAAAGCAATGACAGTATTCACAGAGTTCAATTTCAAGATATGGACCTGAATCCTTTAACCAGGCTCAGTTCACTTTCTTGGGGGTCACAATGCATCTTGGTCGGAAAAATTAGtaacattttcaaatataatgaTCAAGCTTGCAATTGGATGTCATTCGAGGATTTTGTTCCAGCTATGATTAGATTTCTGAAAGATGCACATGATTTAAATGATCTAAATTCCCAAATACTGGGATGTCTATCATTATCAACAGTTCTGCAGAAATGCAG GAGCAGTTTGGCATATTTGAATGACGACACTTTTGCACTTCTGGTATCATTTCTTGGAACGGAGGTTTCCAAAGAAGCCCTTTCTGTATTGAAGGTGTCGTCCTGCCACCAATATTGTCAACAAAAAATTGTGGCTTCGGGTGCTCTGACGCCCATTCTAAAGATGCTTGATGACCTGCAGAACAGGGAATTGCACGAACCAGCCATCAAAATATTATGTAACTTGTCCGGAAACAGCAGAATTGTTTCCTTCATCACACTTTCAGATGTCATTCCCAAGTTGATCCCTTTTCTAGAAGATACAGCTCTAGCAAGAGACTCtcttattattttgaaaaatctgTGTATCACTGAAGTTGCTACAGCTTCCGTAGCTGAGACCGATGGATGCATTCCTTCAGTTGTGAAGCTACTCGACAGTGATAGTCTCGAGGATCAGGAGCATGCAGTGTCTCTCCTTCTCTCTTTGTGCTCTCAATGCGTTCAGTACTGTAAGCTTGTCATCCACACGGATGAACGAGTCTTTTCTGATCTCGCCAATATATATGCCAACGGAAGTAGCAATGGGAAGGCAATGGCTTTGAAGTTACTGAACCTGTTTAATAATAATGGAGAATCTTCAGTTGCAGATGTTGACATTTCTAAAGTCTCTACCGTCGACTATACTCAGCGAAAATCCAGTTCAAAGGCACCAGGCTTACTCCGGAAGTTATTTTCGAAACAAGGTTCTGTtgctaaaagtaaaaaatag